The following are from one region of the Priestia filamentosa genome:
- a CDS encoding DEAD/DEAH box helicase: MLFTVEDNKLVFSPQEGQPISYQSTYTFYPINDTYPFSKKLQEELSQQKLLLTELSVPFDTLYAHYREGYVQIIKGINKKNDRYQCNRCGNTVLQKFGAFPCYTCKEMCFYCRVCIGMGRISMCTPLFVWSGPIYKKKERSAFLTWNGKLSEMQQKGAEAIKETIRRKGELLVWAVCGAGKTEMLFEGINYALSQGENVLIATPRADVVRELKPRIAQAFPYSSVIALYGGSEDKGKSGTITISTTHQMLRYEKAFDVVIVDEVDAFPFSYDKMLQQAVENVKKQSCATILLTATPNHQWQREIRRGRRDAFVLPARYHRREIPVPHMVWCGNWKKQLLKNELPWNLKRWLKERREKQVFLFVPSIEVIPKIVEIIKKEEKRTEGVHAEDHDREKKVLRFRNGETRILVTTTILERGVTVPNTDVAVLGAEEDIFTESALVQIGGRVGRSANYPNGDVTFFHFGRTREMVRARKQIVSLNEKARKMGLVE, translated from the coding sequence ATGCTTTTTACTGTTGAAGATAATAAGCTTGTCTTCTCTCCACAAGAGGGTCAACCGATTTCCTATCAATCTACCTACACTTTTTATCCCATAAATGATACCTACCCTTTTTCAAAGAAGCTTCAGGAAGAGTTGTCACAACAAAAGTTGCTTCTTACCGAACTTTCAGTTCCATTTGACACACTTTATGCGCACTATAGAGAAGGATATGTTCAGATTATAAAAGGAATTAATAAAAAAAATGATAGATATCAATGTAATCGTTGTGGAAATACTGTCTTACAAAAGTTTGGAGCATTTCCTTGTTATACCTGTAAAGAGATGTGCTTCTATTGTCGTGTTTGCATTGGAATGGGGAGAATCAGCATGTGCACACCACTTTTTGTTTGGAGTGGCCCTATCTATAAGAAAAAGGAACGTTCAGCTTTCTTAACATGGAACGGTAAACTGTCCGAGATGCAGCAAAAAGGAGCAGAGGCCATTAAAGAGACAATACGAAGAAAAGGAGAACTCTTAGTTTGGGCCGTTTGCGGAGCAGGGAAAACAGAAATGCTTTTTGAAGGAATTAATTATGCTCTCTCACAAGGGGAGAATGTTCTTATTGCTACACCGAGAGCAGATGTTGTACGTGAATTAAAACCTCGTATAGCGCAAGCATTTCCTTACTCTTCTGTTATCGCTTTATATGGAGGCAGCGAAGACAAAGGAAAAAGTGGAACTATTACGATTTCTACAACTCATCAAATGCTTCGTTATGAAAAAGCATTTGATGTAGTAATTGTAGACGAGGTAGACGCTTTTCCATTCTCATATGACAAAATGCTCCAACAAGCGGTAGAAAATGTGAAAAAACAGAGTTGTGCAACAATCCTCCTCACTGCAACACCGAATCATCAGTGGCAGCGGGAAATAAGGAGAGGAAGGAGAGATGCCTTTGTTCTACCTGCGCGCTATCATCGAAGAGAGATACCTGTACCGCATATGGTTTGGTGTGGAAACTGGAAAAAACAGCTCTTAAAAAACGAGCTTCCATGGAATCTTAAAAGATGGTTGAAGGAAAGAAGAGAAAAACAAGTCTTTTTGTTTGTGCCATCGATTGAAGTAATTCCTAAAATTGTGGAAATTATAAAAAAAGAAGAAAAGCGAACAGAAGGAGTTCATGCAGAAGATCATGATCGGGAGAAAAAGGTGCTACGGTTCCGAAATGGGGAAACACGTATTTTAGTAACAACTACTATTCTAGAAAGGGGAGTAACAGTCCCTAATACAGATGTGGCTGTTTTAGGAGCGGAGGAGGATATTTTTACAGAAAGTGCGCTCGTGCAAATTGGAGGAAGAGTGGGGAGAAGTGCTAATTATCCGAATGGTGATGTTACCTTTTTCCACTTCGGCCGCACTCGAGAGATGGTTAGGGCAAGAAAACAGATTGTTTCTCTAAACGAGAAAGCGCGTAAGATGGGGCTTGTTGAATGA
- a CDS encoding DegV family protein, whose translation MKTAIIVDSTAYIPKSLREEKNIYSIPLSIIFDDKQYREEENITAEEFYEKVKQEKIFPTTSQPPIGEIVELLKEIAVNYDEAVFITLSSGISGTYQTVQSAGRMVEGLTVYPYDSEISCMVEGFYALEGADMAARGKSATEIVKRFDEMKPFIRAYFIVDDLSHLQRGGRLSAAQALIGSVLQVKPILHFEDTKIVPFEKIRTRKKALKRVLELFHEDAFQGVPIEATVIHANRPQEAEELCKEIENKYPNVNVNISYFGPVIGTHLGEGALGLGWYRK comes from the coding sequence GTGAAAACGGCAATTATTGTTGATAGTACAGCATATATTCCAAAATCATTGAGAGAAGAAAAGAACATATATAGTATTCCATTAAGCATTATCTTCGATGACAAGCAATATAGAGAAGAAGAGAATATAACTGCAGAAGAGTTTTACGAGAAAGTAAAACAAGAAAAAATTTTTCCTACAACATCACAGCCACCAATTGGTGAGATTGTAGAGTTATTGAAAGAAATAGCGGTTAATTATGATGAAGCAGTATTTATTACGCTCTCAAGTGGTATTAGCGGTACTTATCAAACCGTTCAGTCTGCAGGGAGAATGGTAGAAGGACTGACTGTTTATCCGTATGATTCAGAAATAAGCTGCATGGTAGAAGGGTTTTATGCTCTAGAAGGAGCAGATATGGCTGCTCGTGGTAAAAGTGCAACGGAAATTGTTAAACGTTTCGATGAAATGAAACCGTTCATTAGGGCTTACTTTATTGTGGACGACTTATCACACCTTCAAAGAGGAGGGAGATTGAGTGCTGCACAAGCTCTAATTGGCAGTGTTCTTCAAGTCAAGCCAATCCTTCATTTTGAAGATACAAAAATTGTTCCATTTGAAAAAATTCGCACAAGAAAAAAAGCTTTAAAACGAGTGTTAGAACTTTTTCATGAAGATGCTTTTCAAGGGGTGCCAATTGAAGCAACAGTTATTCACGCTAATCGTCCTCAAGAGGCAGAAGAACTGTGTAAAGAGATTGAAAATAAATATCCTAATGTAAATGTTAATATTTCTTATTTCGGGCCTGTAATAGGTACACATTTAGGCGAAGGCGCTTTAGGGCTTGGATGGTACCGTAAATAA
- a CDS encoding LCP family protein, whose protein sequence is MSQYRRFQKKVNKRKRRRRLFIFLVLPILLVVGSATAYGFNLFAKAKTAMDESFEKIDRAHSPLREGAIDPDDDNISILFMGIDETEQRNYGNNTRTDGLILATFNKKQKSVKLVSIPRDSYVYVPEEGKKNKINHAHASGGSKATMETVEELFDVPVDYYVKLNFKAFMEVVDSLDGVKVNVPYEMYEKNSKDEHNAIHLEKGVQTLNGEEALAFARTRKQDSDIYRGQRQQEVMKAIVNKASSVGSINKYEGVIKAIGDNMKTNLTFNDMLSFYDYATKGTKLDIETLTLEGEDYQPGGTYYYKLNDDSVEKISKKLKKHLEIDSSSN, encoded by the coding sequence ATGTCTCAATACAGACGTTTTCAAAAGAAAGTAAACAAGCGCAAGCGAAGAAGACGACTATTCATCTTCCTTGTTTTACCTATTTTACTTGTTGTCGGAAGCGCCACCGCTTATGGATTTAACTTATTTGCTAAAGCAAAAACTGCAATGGATGAATCATTTGAAAAGATTGATCGTGCTCATTCTCCACTACGAGAAGGCGCAATTGATCCAGACGATGACAACATCTCTATTTTATTTATGGGAATTGATGAAACAGAACAGAGAAACTATGGAAATAACACAAGAACAGATGGTCTTATCCTTGCTACATTTAATAAAAAACAAAAGTCTGTCAAGCTTGTGAGTATCCCTCGTGACTCTTACGTGTACGTTCCTGAAGAAGGTAAGAAAAATAAGATTAACCATGCTCATGCCTCTGGTGGTTCAAAAGCTACAATGGAAACTGTTGAAGAACTATTTGATGTTCCTGTAGATTATTATGTGAAATTAAACTTCAAAGCATTCATGGAAGTTGTGGATTCTCTTGATGGGGTAAAGGTAAACGTACCTTATGAAATGTATGAGAAAAATTCAAAAGATGAGCATAATGCTATCCATCTTGAAAAAGGTGTTCAAACATTAAATGGTGAAGAAGCATTAGCCTTTGCAAGAACACGTAAGCAAGATAGTGATATTTACCGAGGACAGCGTCAGCAAGAAGTGATGAAAGCCATTGTTAATAAAGCTTCTTCTGTTGGATCAATCAACAAATATGAAGGTGTAATTAAAGCAATTGGTGACAACATGAAAACAAACTTGACTTTTAATGATATGCTTTCGTTTTATGATTATGCAACAAAAGGAACAAAGCTTGATATTGAAACATTAACGCTTGAAGGTGAAGATTACCAACCTGGAGGCACGTACTATTACAAACTCAACGACGATTCTGTTGAAAAGATATCTAAAAAGTTGAAGAAGCATCTGGAGATTGACTCTTCAAGCAACTAA
- a CDS encoding response regulator, protein METKIVIIDDHQLFREGVKRILDFEQDFEVVAEGDDGEEAVKLVEEYNPDVVIMDINMPGLNGVEATKQLIEEYPDTKVIILSIHDDETYVTHALQTGALGYLLKEMDADALVQAVRVVAEGGSYLHPKVTNSLVNEYRRLASQAQNERKYAAREIEIRRPLHLLTRRECEVLQLLADGKSNRGIGETLYISEKTVKNHVSNILQKMNVNDRTQAVVVAIKNGWVSVL, encoded by the coding sequence ATGGAAACGAAAATAGTAATTATAGATGACCATCAATTGTTCCGTGAAGGGGTAAAACGAATTTTAGACTTTGAGCAAGACTTTGAGGTTGTGGCAGAAGGCGATGATGGAGAAGAAGCTGTAAAGCTTGTTGAAGAGTATAATCCAGATGTTGTGATTATGGACATTAATATGCCTGGATTGAACGGTGTTGAAGCAACAAAACAGCTAATTGAAGAATATCCAGATACAAAAGTTATCATTTTATCTATTCATGATGATGAAACATATGTAACACATGCTTTGCAAACAGGTGCTCTTGGATATCTATTAAAAGAGATGGATGCAGATGCTCTTGTACAAGCTGTGCGCGTTGTAGCAGAAGGTGGTTCATATCTTCATCCAAAAGTAACAAACAGCCTTGTGAATGAGTATCGTCGTCTAGCTTCACAAGCTCAAAATGAACGTAAATATGCGGCAAGAGAAATTGAAATTCGCCGTCCGCTTCATCTTTTAACTCGTCGTGAGTGTGAAGTATTACAGCTTTTAGCTGATGGTAAAAGCAACCGAGGAATTGGTGAAACATTATATATTAGTGAAAAAACAGTTAAGAACCATGTAAGTAATATTCTACAAAAAATGAATGTTAATGATCGAACTCAAGCTGTTGTTGTAGCTATTAAAAATGGTTGGGTAAGCGTTTTGTAA
- the murJ gene encoding murein biosynthesis integral membrane protein MurJ produces the protein MSKKSLLAVIGVVALLNILSRFFGFFREAVIGYQFGTSDKADSIVLAYTIPMFLYTVLGGAITTAFISIYKKMTKEDEKRQFQEVLFTYTCIGMAFLSLLLVVFAGPIVQVLFPGLSAKTEETTVYLFRWMAPSSLFLVLSMWLTGILNIYNRFFMPACSTLANNAGFVVLVLILYPFLGIDAYNVGALTGAIVMCILLAIEIKKYNIMTFRFRLNMKDGAYVQRFFRMMIPILLGGATLQFYFLIQRMFASDLSEGVIAALNYASKLVQLPQVVLMTAVTTVIYPKLAGEASKGNSEGVNLMYEKGLKALLLCIGGATIFVYVYAHEIIEAVFQYGSFTEDSTMLTATLLKWFVIGMFAHGANVYVTRFFYALERPFFPVVSGVIAVFVINVSLIYLFMESMGASGVALATTISAFVQFIALIIVGKGKLGLSIRSSLLSGSIWSFLLLLTVVTVLIGWGLPLENSIGRLIIGGILFVITVLLAGAVTKIPEISSLFNKLKRKGIK, from the coding sequence ATGTCAAAAAAATCGCTTTTAGCTGTAATAGGCGTTGTGGCTTTACTCAATATTCTTTCCCGTTTTTTTGGATTTTTTAGGGAAGCAGTTATCGGATATCAATTTGGAACATCAGATAAGGCTGATTCTATTGTATTAGCCTACACGATTCCAATGTTCCTTTATACTGTGTTAGGAGGAGCTATTACAACGGCTTTTATTAGCATTTATAAAAAGATGACTAAAGAAGACGAAAAGCGTCAATTTCAAGAAGTACTGTTTACTTATACATGTATTGGTATGGCTTTTTTATCTCTTTTACTTGTTGTTTTTGCAGGCCCAATTGTACAGGTTCTTTTTCCAGGCCTTTCTGCAAAAACGGAAGAGACAACTGTTTACCTATTTAGATGGATGGCTCCGTCATCTCTTTTTCTTGTGTTGTCAATGTGGCTAACAGGAATTCTAAATATTTATAATCGGTTTTTTATGCCAGCATGTTCAACATTAGCTAACAATGCTGGTTTTGTTGTACTCGTACTTATTCTGTACCCTTTCCTTGGGATTGATGCGTACAATGTAGGAGCCCTTACAGGCGCAATTGTAATGTGTATTTTGTTAGCTATTGAAATTAAAAAGTATAATATCATGACATTCCGTTTTCGCTTAAATATGAAAGACGGGGCGTATGTCCAACGGTTTTTTAGAATGATGATTCCCATTTTGTTAGGAGGAGCAACACTACAGTTTTATTTTCTAATTCAGCGTATGTTTGCTTCTGATTTAAGCGAAGGGGTCATTGCAGCTTTAAACTATGCTTCAAAGCTTGTTCAGCTACCACAAGTAGTTCTAATGACAGCTGTTACAACCGTTATTTATCCAAAACTTGCAGGTGAAGCATCTAAAGGAAATAGTGAAGGTGTCAATCTAATGTATGAAAAAGGACTAAAAGCACTTCTTTTATGCATTGGAGGGGCTACAATTTTTGTTTATGTATATGCCCATGAAATTATTGAAGCTGTATTTCAATATGGTTCTTTCACAGAAGATTCTACAATGCTTACAGCAACGCTTTTGAAATGGTTTGTTATTGGAATGTTCGCACATGGAGCAAATGTTTATGTGACGCGCTTTTTCTATGCTTTAGAGCGTCCATTCTTCCCAGTAGTAAGTGGGGTTATCGCTGTTTTTGTAATCAACGTTAGCCTTATCTATCTGTTTATGGAAAGCATGGGAGCTAGCGGTGTTGCTTTAGCAACAACCATCAGTGCATTCGTTCAATTTATTGCTCTTATTATTGTTGGAAAAGGGAAACTAGGACTTAGTATACGCAGCTCTCTATTAAGTGGTTCTATTTGGAGTTTTCTTCTGTTGCTCACAGTTGTTACAGTTCTTATAGGGTGGGGATTACCTCTTGAAAACAGCATAGGTCGTCTCATTATAGGAGGAATCCTTTTTGTCATCACTGTGTTGTTAGCTGGTGCAGTTACTAAAATCCCTGAGATTTCTTCTTTGTTCAATAAACTGAAGCGCAAAGGGATAAAATAG
- the pssD gene encoding PssD/Cps14F family polysaccharide biosynthesis glycosyltransferase, whose protein sequence is MRRKKNKQKKVLFIASVGGHLTQLLQLKPLFQKYDYHIITERSVITEALQKEYKMSFLVYGARNYLFRYLFKFTYNCFKSLYLFLREKPDVIVTTGAHTAVPMCYIAKLFGKKVIFIESFAKTTTPTISGRLVYPIADLFIVQWETMKVHYPKAVHGGSIY, encoded by the coding sequence ATGAGAAGAAAGAAAAACAAACAAAAGAAAGTCTTATTTATTGCTTCTGTTGGTGGACATTTAACTCAGCTCTTACAGTTAAAACCACTGTTTCAAAAATATGATTATCATATTATTACAGAACGCTCTGTTATTACAGAAGCTCTTCAAAAGGAATATAAAATGTCCTTTCTTGTATATGGGGCTCGTAACTATTTGTTTCGCTACTTATTTAAGTTCACTTATAACTGCTTCAAATCGCTGTATCTATTCTTAAGAGAAAAGCCTGATGTTATCGTAACAACAGGAGCTCATACAGCTGTTCCAATGTGCTATATCGCAAAGCTGTTCGGAAAGAAAGTTATCTTTATAGAAAGCTTCGCAAAAACAACGACTCCAACAATATCAGGACGTCTTGTTTATCCGATTGCTGACTTGTTTATCGTGCAGTGGGAAACGATGAAAGTACATTATCCAAAAGCAGTGCATGGAGGTTCAATCTATTGA
- a CDS encoding glycosyltransferase, with translation MKPKKLLVLSNMYPSKEALTFGIFVKNQVNALREQGLEVDIVAVQNPNMGKANVLKKYGKWALQTAGNLLTKGRSYDAVHAHYVFPTGMLALLYKKLFKCRMIITAHGGDIDKMAKKSPRIRKWTAKILREADHVIAVGNELYEEIHESFHVPKEKLSIINMGVNREVFKPTDQAAAREKLDLSQNEHIFLFVGNLIKQKGLMDLVQAYEKLPKDNKRLILMGATKDVRFREELEAYIKDHNVGNVDILEPRAQQEVALWMSAADAFVLPSHIEGFGLVALEAMSCHTPVVGTNVGGLRYLLNEDSGILVEPQNVSSLFEGMNKVLTDVSSREQLISNGEKRAQENDQQTLIRKVINVYSPLGG, from the coding sequence ATGAAACCGAAAAAATTACTAGTATTAAGTAATATGTACCCAAGTAAAGAGGCTTTAACATTTGGCATTTTTGTTAAAAATCAAGTGAATGCATTAAGAGAGCAGGGACTAGAAGTAGACATAGTAGCAGTTCAAAACCCAAATATGGGAAAAGCAAATGTATTGAAGAAGTATGGAAAGTGGGCGCTCCAAACAGCAGGTAACTTGCTTACAAAAGGGCGTTCTTATGATGCGGTTCATGCTCATTACGTATTTCCAACAGGGATGTTAGCCCTTTTATATAAGAAATTATTTAAATGTAGAATGATTATAACAGCTCATGGTGGAGATATTGATAAAATGGCGAAAAAATCTCCGCGTATTCGTAAGTGGACGGCAAAGATATTAAGAGAAGCAGATCATGTTATTGCAGTTGGAAATGAGCTTTATGAAGAGATTCATGAAAGCTTTCATGTTCCAAAAGAAAAGCTCTCTATTATTAATATGGGCGTGAACCGAGAAGTGTTCAAACCTACAGACCAAGCAGCAGCTCGAGAGAAGTTAGATTTATCGCAGAATGAGCATATTTTCTTGTTTGTGGGTAATTTGATTAAGCAAAAGGGACTAATGGATCTTGTTCAAGCTTATGAGAAACTTCCAAAGGATAATAAACGTCTCATTTTAATGGGAGCAACAAAAGATGTTCGTTTTAGAGAAGAATTGGAAGCTTACATTAAAGATCATAATGTAGGGAATGTAGATATCTTGGAACCTCGCGCACAACAAGAGGTTGCATTATGGATGAGTGCTGCAGATGCTTTTGTATTGCCATCTCATATTGAAGGATTTGGTCTTGTTGCGTTAGAAGCAATGAGCTGTCATACGCCTGTTGTAGGCACAAATGTAGGTGGTCTGCGTTATTTATTAAATGAAGACAGCGGTATATTAGTAGAGCCGCAAAATGTTTCATCGCTTTTTGAAGGAATGAATAAAGTGTTGACTGATGTTTCTTCTAGAGAACAGTTGATTTCAAATGGCGAGAAAAGAGCACAAGAGAATGATCAACAAACGTTAATACGGAAAGTAATCAACGTTTATTCTCCTCTTGGAGGGTAG
- a CDS encoding sensor histidine kinase → MSKQKLTSRVLDEIFERIIYTVDNSKGEIHRIAEDSRKEFEQLHQELEQLKRKVLETIAEGDRLEINVRAARARLSDVSRHFKIYDEVEVKEAYEKAHNFQTKLMVNRQLENQLKQRRDEVERRLLTLTETIERAEHLVSQISVILSYLTDDLQQVGEIVEDAIQKEYFGFRIIEAQEEERKRLSREIHDGPAQMLANVMMRSELIERVYRERSPDEAMKEIRDLRKMVRSALYEVRRIIYDLRPMALDDLGLIPTLRKYISTVEDYNDGKPQISFTSLGSDKRMPPKLEVALFRLAQESITNAIKHADANYVTVKIEVCDSQVALIVKDDGKGFEVAEKKEQSFGIMGMKERVEILDGKLEINSAIGKGTKVMIIVPQSQLFQS, encoded by the coding sequence ATGTCGAAACAGAAATTGACAAGCCGAGTATTAGATGAAATTTTTGAACGAATTATTTATACAGTTGACAACAGCAAAGGTGAGATTCACCGTATTGCTGAAGATTCTCGCAAAGAATTCGAGCAATTGCACCAAGAACTTGAACAGTTAAAAAGAAAGGTGCTTGAAACTATTGCAGAAGGTGATCGTCTTGAAATAAACGTGCGTGCTGCAAGAGCAAGACTCTCTGATGTGAGCCGCCATTTTAAAATTTATGACGAAGTGGAAGTAAAGGAAGCCTATGAGAAAGCACACAATTTCCAAACAAAGCTTATGGTCAATCGTCAGCTTGAAAATCAGCTTAAACAAAGACGTGATGAAGTTGAAAGACGGCTTCTTACGTTAACAGAGACGATTGAACGAGCTGAACATCTTGTGTCGCAAATCTCAGTAATTTTATCGTACTTAACAGACGATCTCCAACAAGTTGGAGAGATTGTTGAGGATGCCATTCAAAAAGAGTATTTTGGTTTCCGAATTATTGAGGCTCAAGAAGAAGAGAGGAAACGTTTGTCCCGCGAAATTCACGACGGTCCTGCTCAAATGCTTGCTAACGTTATGATGCGTTCAGAACTAATCGAGCGAGTCTATCGTGAAAGAAGCCCTGATGAGGCAATGAAGGAAATTAGAGACTTACGGAAGATGGTTCGCTCAGCTCTCTATGAAGTAAGGCGAATTATTTATGATTTAAGACCGATGGCACTAGATGATTTAGGGCTCATTCCCACTTTAAGAAAATATATTAGTACTGTTGAAGATTACAATGATGGTAAACCACAGATTTCATTCACGTCACTTGGATCTGATAAAAGGATGCCGCCAAAACTTGAGGTTGCTTTATTCCGTCTCGCTCAAGAATCGATTACAAATGCTATTAAACACGCCGATGCAAACTATGTGACTGTCAAAATTGAAGTGTGTGATAGCCAAGTCGCTCTTATTGTAAAAGACGATGGAAAAGGCTTTGAAGTAGCAGAGAAAAAAGAGCAATCATTCGGGATTATGGGGATGAAGGAACGAGTGGAAATTTTAGATGGAAAACTAGAAATCAATTCAGCTATTGGCAAAGGTACAAAAGTGATGATTATTGTTCCTCAGTCTCAGCTGTTCCAATCATAA
- the pssE gene encoding PssE/Cps14G family polysaccharide biosynthesis glycosyltransferase: protein MILVVLGTHELPFTRLLEAVEEAIEAGLIQEEVIVQVGHTPFTSKHMKLINFTSYDEMDRLYDEARVIITHGGTGSITSGLKKGKTLIAAPRLIKYGEHNDDHQLEIVNQFSRTGHLIPWTDEDNFEKVLQRAAHFTPQPFYSGKNNILSLIESFIDENVKGKN, encoded by the coding sequence TTGATTTTAGTTGTCTTAGGAACTCATGAGCTCCCTTTCACAAGGCTTCTAGAAGCTGTTGAAGAAGCAATAGAAGCAGGGTTAATTCAAGAAGAGGTTATTGTTCAAGTCGGACATACACCATTTACTTCAAAACATATGAAGCTTATCAATTTTACAAGCTATGATGAGATGGATCGCTTGTACGATGAAGCAAGAGTCATTATTACTCATGGTGGCACAGGATCAATTACATCAGGTCTTAAAAAGGGAAAGACATTAATTGCAGCTCCTCGGCTTATTAAATATGGTGAGCATAATGATGATCATCAGCTTGAGATTGTTAATCAATTTTCAAGAACAGGTCACCTTATTCCTTGGACAGATGAAGATAATTTTGAAAAGGTGCTTCAAAGGGCTGCTCACTTTACACCACAGCCTTTTTATAGTGGGAAAAATAACATCCTCTCATTAATCGAATCATTTATAGATGAGAATGTGAAGGGAAAGAACTAA
- a CDS encoding YigZ family protein, with product MLTEYYTAKGQGEHEIIIQKSRFICHVQRVKTEEEAQNFIQDIKKTHWNATHNCSAYLVGERDQFQKANDDGEPSGTAGVPMLEVLKKRGLKDTAVVVTRYFGGIKLGAGGLVRAYSKSTSEGLNAVGIVKRTLMKVMHIKVDYTWLGKLENELRTSTYKLKNMNYAENVEFEVYVEEPRIESFVEWMTELTNAQVVIEEGENTYLEEDVL from the coding sequence GTGCTTACCGAATATTATACAGCAAAAGGACAAGGAGAACATGAGATTATCATCCAAAAGTCACGCTTTATCTGTCATGTACAGCGCGTGAAAACAGAAGAAGAAGCACAAAACTTTATCCAAGACATAAAAAAGACGCATTGGAATGCTACCCATAACTGCTCTGCTTATCTTGTAGGAGAGCGCGATCAGTTTCAAAAAGCTAACGATGATGGTGAACCGAGTGGAACAGCAGGTGTACCAATGCTTGAAGTATTAAAAAAACGCGGTTTAAAAGATACTGCTGTTGTTGTTACACGCTACTTTGGAGGTATCAAACTAGGTGCTGGCGGTTTAGTAAGAGCGTACAGCAAGTCGACGTCAGAAGGTCTTAACGCTGTAGGAATTGTTAAGCGAACCCTAATGAAAGTTATGCATATAAAAGTAGACTATACTTGGCTTGGCAAACTTGAAAATGAACTACGCACTTCTACTTATAAGCTTAAAAATATGAACTATGCAGAAAACGTTGAATTCGAGGTTTATGTTGAAGAACCTCGTATTGAGTCCTTTGTCGAATGGATGACAGAATTAACAAATGCACAGGTAGTAATTGAAGAAGGAGAAAATACCTACCTAGAAGAAGACGTTCTCTAA
- a CDS encoding glycosyltransferase family 4 protein, which produces MLYLTLFICFISSILLTPLVKKLAFVVGATDKPNKRKVHQRIMPRLGGLAIFFSFIIGFLIMQPDNKFAWPIVLGSIIIIITGVLDDIIELSAKYKLAGQLLAAAVVVIYGDVKVVSINLPFDGMLHFGFLSIPITILWIVGITNAINLIDGLDGLAAGVSSICLITVSGVAIMMNDPFVVTMGVITLGSTLGFLLYNFHPAKIFMGDTGALFLGYIISVLSLLGFKGVTVISFILPIIVLGVPISDTFFAIVRRIVKKQPLSAPDKSHLHHCLIRVGYSHRQTVLIIYAMSAVFGLAAIILSKVDMWASVLVIGILLITIEIIVEKIGLVHQSYRPILNMVRGMRKNA; this is translated from the coding sequence ATGTTGTACTTGACCTTGTTTATCTGTTTTATCTCTTCGATTTTACTAACACCTCTTGTAAAGAAGTTAGCTTTCGTCGTAGGGGCTACAGATAAACCAAATAAACGAAAAGTTCATCAGCGCATTATGCCTCGTTTGGGAGGATTAGCAATATTCTTTAGCTTTATCATCGGCTTTTTGATTATGCAACCAGATAATAAATTTGCTTGGCCGATTGTTTTAGGAAGTATCATCATCATTATCACAGGAGTTTTAGATGATATTATTGAGCTATCTGCAAAATATAAGTTAGCAGGTCAGCTTTTAGCAGCAGCTGTTGTTGTTATTTATGGAGATGTAAAAGTTGTATCCATAAACCTCCCGTTTGATGGAATGCTCCACTTTGGGTTTCTAAGTATTCCAATCACAATTTTATGGATTGTAGGAATTACAAACGCCATAAACTTGATTGACGGACTAGATGGGCTGGCTGCAGGTGTCTCATCTATTTGTTTAATTACTGTCTCTGGTGTGGCTATTATGATGAATGATCCATTTGTTGTAACAATGGGTGTTATTACCCTTGGAAGTACATTAGGCTTTTTACTGTACAATTTCCACCCAGCTAAGATTTTTATGGGAGATACAGGAGCCTTATTTTTAGGATATATTATTTCTGTTTTATCGCTTCTTGGTTTTAAAGGAGTAACGGTAATATCTTTTATCCTTCCAATTATTGTTCTCGGTGTACCAATTTCTGATACATTTTTCGCAATTGTGCGTCGTATTGTGAAAAAACAGCCGTTATCAGCACCGGACAAATCCCACCTTCATCACTGTTTAATAAGAGTAGGCTATAGCCATCGTCAAACAGTACTCATTATTTATGCAATGAGCGCCGTTTTTGGTCTGGCAGCCATTATCTTATCAAAAGTGGATATGTGGGCCTCTGTTCTTGTTATAGGAATTTTGCTTATTACGATTGAAATTATCGTTGAAAAAATTGGTCTTGTACATCAAAGTTACCGTCCAATTTTAAATATGGTACGCGGAATGCGAAAAAACGCGTAA